One stretch of Gemmatimonadaceae bacterium DNA includes these proteins:
- a CDS encoding DUF2892 domain-containing protein, translated as MFKVNEGTADRVVRVLVGVALVYLAITKGWLWAWIGVVPILTGATGICPLYSLLGINTCGVKKA; from the coding sequence ATGTTCAAGGTGAACGAAGGAACCGCCGACCGCGTGGTTCGCGTGCTGGTAGGCGTCGCGCTGGTCTACCTGGCAATCACGAAGGGCTGGCTCTGGGCCTGGATCGGCGTCGTGCCGATCCTCACGGGCGCCACGGGCATCTGCCCGCTGTACTCGCTGCTCGGGATCAATACCTGCGGCGTGAAGAAGGCGTAA